The following proteins come from a genomic window of Micromonospora zamorensis:
- a CDS encoding DedA family protein produces MAVDTAEQTRALVESVALNPLDPKELLQTFGLIGVWVILFAETGLLVGFFFPGDSLLFLAGVASSPVADAIFGDGTRLSLAGLLIGGPICAIVGAQLGHWLGARYGRPMFERPNSRLFKKEYVEKAEYYFQKFGPAKAVVLARFIPIVRTFLNPVAGALGMPARQFLLWNIVGAVLWVDGILLIGYLLAEQIYQAIGDKIDHYILPVVALIIVISVLPIFFEFLRDRRARKRGEAVAVIAAASAAGAVEAAREAFDHDGHQHGRHRPEHGQDR; encoded by the coding sequence GTGGCCGTGGACACAGCTGAGCAGACCCGCGCTCTCGTGGAGAGCGTCGCCCTGAACCCGCTCGACCCCAAGGAGCTGTTGCAGACCTTCGGGCTGATCGGCGTGTGGGTGATCCTCTTCGCCGAGACCGGCCTGCTGGTGGGCTTCTTCTTCCCCGGCGACTCGCTGCTGTTCCTCGCCGGCGTGGCCTCGTCGCCGGTGGCGGACGCGATCTTCGGCGACGGCACGCGGCTCTCGCTGGCCGGCCTGCTGATCGGTGGGCCGATCTGCGCGATCGTCGGCGCCCAGTTGGGGCACTGGCTCGGTGCCCGGTACGGCCGGCCGATGTTCGAGCGGCCGAACTCCCGACTCTTCAAGAAGGAGTACGTCGAGAAGGCCGAGTACTACTTCCAGAAGTTCGGCCCGGCGAAGGCCGTGGTGCTGGCGCGCTTCATCCCGATCGTCCGGACGTTCCTCAACCCGGTCGCGGGTGCACTCGGCATGCCGGCCCGGCAGTTCCTGCTCTGGAACATCGTCGGTGCGGTGCTCTGGGTGGACGGCATCCTGCTGATCGGCTACCTGCTGGCCGAGCAGATCTACCAGGCCATCGGCGACAAGATCGACCACTACATCCTGCCGGTGGTGGCCCTGATCATCGTGATCTCGGTGCTGCCGATCTTCTTCGAGTTCCTCCGCGACCGGCGCGCCCGCAAGCGTGGCGAGGCGGTTGCGGTAATTGCCGCGGCCAGCGCCGCAGGCGCGGTGGAGGCAGCCCGCGAGGCGTTCGACCACGACGGACACCAGCACGGCCGCCATCGACCGGAGCACGGCCAGGACCGCTGA
- a CDS encoding DUF3151 domain-containing protein: MQNLLPEPPATRLPANNEADAALAAAEEAGTDEAFASVAAGFPTYSAAWAELAARSFAQGQVVTAYAYARTGYHRGLDQLRRSGWKGHGPVPWSNEPNRGFLRCLYVLSRAADEIGEADEAARCAQFLRDCDPAAADALASN; this comes from the coding sequence ATGCAGAACCTTTTGCCAGAGCCACCGGCCACCCGCCTGCCCGCGAACAACGAGGCCGACGCCGCCCTGGCTGCCGCCGAGGAGGCCGGCACCGATGAGGCGTTCGCCAGCGTGGCGGCCGGCTTTCCCACCTACAGCGCGGCCTGGGCGGAGCTCGCGGCCCGGTCCTTCGCGCAGGGCCAGGTCGTGACCGCGTACGCCTACGCGCGCACCGGCTACCACCGGGGCCTCGACCAGCTGCGCCGCAGCGGGTGGAAGGGGCACGGCCCGGTGCCGTGGTCGAACGAGCCCAACCGGGGCTTCCTCCGCTGCCTCTACGTGCTGTCCCGAGCTGCGGACGAGATCGGCGAGGCCGACGAGGCAGCCCGCTGCGCGCAGTTCCTGCGTGACTGCGACCCGGCGGCGGCGGACGCGCTCGCGAGCAACTGA
- a CDS encoding ArsR/SmtB family transcription factor, producing the protein MEYVGTALAEMTMPQISPLNGEPIERADAERLAGVLKALADPARLRLLSLIQSAPEGEACVCDLTAPLGLSQPTVSHHLRILTEAGLLQREKRGVWAYYSLVPSAIATIADLLTPPRKRATKKAR; encoded by the coding sequence ATGGAATACGTGGGAACTGCGTTGGCCGAAATGACTATGCCTCAGATCTCGCCGCTAAACGGCGAGCCGATCGAACGTGCCGATGCCGAGCGTCTCGCCGGGGTCCTCAAGGCCCTTGCTGATCCTGCTCGGTTGCGGCTGCTCAGCCTGATCCAGTCGGCCCCCGAGGGCGAGGCGTGCGTCTGTGACCTGACGGCGCCGCTCGGCCTCTCTCAGCCGACGGTCAGTCATCACCTGCGCATCCTCACCGAGGCTGGCTTGCTGCAGCGGGAGAAGCGCGGTGTCTGGGCGTACTACAGCCTGGTCCCGAGTGCGATCGCGACGATCGCCGACCTGCTGACCCCGCCGCGTAAGCGGGCCACCAAGAAGGCCCGCTGA
- the fbaA gene encoding class II fructose-bisphosphate aldolase: MPIASPEAYAEMLDRAKAGRYAYPAINVTSSQTLNAALKGFADAESDGIIQVSTGGAEYLSGPSIKDMVTGAVAFAAYAHEVAKKYSVNIALHTDHCPKDKLDGFVRPLMGISQERVKRGEEPLYQSHMWDGSAVPVAENLEIAAQLLDEAAKAKIVLEIEVGVVGGEEDGVENAINDKLYTTTDDGLAMVEALGLGEKGRYMAALTFGNVHGVYKPGNVKLRPEILKQIQDAVGAKYGKDKPLSLVFHGGSGSLLSEIREALDYGVVKMNIDTDTQYAFTRPVVDHMLRNYDGVLKIDGEVGNKKQYDPRAWGKAAEAGLAARVVEACEHLRSTGTTMTK, from the coding sequence ATGCCCATCGCTTCCCCCGAGGCTTACGCGGAGATGCTGGACCGCGCCAAGGCTGGCCGGTACGCGTACCCCGCGATCAACGTGACCTCCTCCCAGACGCTGAACGCGGCGCTCAAGGGCTTCGCCGACGCGGAGAGCGACGGCATCATCCAGGTCTCCACCGGTGGCGCCGAGTACCTCTCCGGCCCGTCGATCAAGGACATGGTCACCGGCGCGGTGGCGTTCGCCGCGTACGCGCACGAGGTCGCCAAGAAGTACTCGGTGAACATCGCCCTGCACACCGACCACTGCCCGAAGGACAAGCTGGACGGGTTCGTGCGTCCGCTCATGGGCATCTCGCAGGAGCGGGTGAAGCGCGGCGAGGAGCCGCTGTACCAGTCGCACATGTGGGACGGTTCGGCCGTGCCGGTCGCGGAGAACCTGGAGATCGCCGCCCAGCTCCTCGACGAGGCCGCCAAGGCCAAGATCGTCCTTGAGATCGAGGTCGGTGTCGTCGGTGGCGAGGAGGATGGCGTCGAGAACGCCATCAACGACAAGCTCTACACCACCACCGATGACGGCCTGGCCATGGTCGAGGCGCTCGGCCTGGGCGAGAAGGGCCGCTACATGGCGGCGCTGACCTTCGGCAACGTGCACGGCGTCTACAAGCCGGGCAACGTCAAGCTGCGTCCGGAGATCCTCAAGCAGATCCAGGACGCCGTCGGCGCCAAGTACGGCAAGGACAAGCCGCTCAGCCTGGTCTTCCACGGCGGCTCGGGGTCCCTGCTGAGCGAGATCCGCGAGGCCCTGGACTACGGCGTGGTGAAGATGAACATCGACACCGACACCCAGTACGCCTTCACCCGGCCCGTCGTGGACCACATGCTGCGCAACTACGACGGCGTGCTGAAGATCGACGGCGAGGTCGGCAACAAGAAGCAGTACGACCCGCGTGCCTGGGGCAAGGCCGCCGAGGCTGGCCTGGCCGCCCGGGTCGTCGAGGCGTGCGAGCACCTTCGCTCCACCGGCACCACGATGACCAAGTAA
- a CDS encoding SDR family NAD(P)-dependent oxidoreductase encodes MTLDPTTAERRALITGATAGIGAAFTRRLAADGWHLVLVARDAARLTELATELGSTYGRPVETIPADLSTDDGCAVVERRIADGSPVHLLVNNAGISLNKPFLRSTAEDEARLLRLNVHAVMRLTLAALRPMTERRNGAVINVSSVAGFGTAMPGSTYSASKAWVTNFSESVGLSARPFGVRVMALCPGYTRTEFHQRAGINMSKTPEWLWLRAEDVVDEALRDLRKGKMVSVPAWKYKMVVAGMRHAPRRLLQAVARDTRGRIGRDEH; translated from the coding sequence GTGACGCTCGACCCCACGACTGCCGAGCGCCGGGCCCTGATCACCGGGGCCACCGCAGGCATCGGCGCGGCGTTCACCCGGCGGCTGGCCGCCGACGGCTGGCATCTGGTGCTGGTCGCCCGTGACGCGGCCCGGCTGACCGAGCTGGCCACCGAGTTGGGTTCCACCTACGGCCGCCCCGTGGAGACGATCCCGGCGGATCTGTCCACCGACGACGGCTGCGCGGTCGTGGAGCGGCGAATCGCCGACGGCAGCCCCGTGCACCTGCTCGTCAACAACGCCGGCATCAGCCTCAACAAACCGTTCCTGCGCTCCACGGCAGAGGACGAGGCGCGGCTGTTGCGGCTCAACGTGCACGCGGTCATGCGGCTGACCCTGGCGGCGTTGCGACCGATGACCGAACGGCGGAATGGGGCAGTGATAAATGTCTCTTCGGTCGCCGGTTTCGGCACGGCGATGCCCGGCTCGACCTACTCGGCCAGCAAGGCGTGGGTCACCAACTTCAGCGAGTCCGTAGGCCTTTCGGCGCGCCCGTTCGGCGTCCGGGTGATGGCCCTCTGCCCCGGCTACACCCGCACCGAGTTCCACCAACGAGCCGGCATCAACATGTCCAAGACGCCCGAGTGGCTGTGGCTCCGCGCCGAGGATGTGGTCGACGAAGCCCTGCGTGACCTGCGCAAAGGCAAGATGGTCAGCGTCCCGGCATGGAAGTACAAGATGGTCGTCGCCGGCATGCGGCACGCCCCCCGCCGACTGCTCCAGGCCGTCGCGCGGGACACCCGCGGCCGGATCGGTCGCGACGAGCACTGA
- a CDS encoding SigE family RNA polymerase sigma factor, with protein MTYEEFVDTRLAPLLRYAVMLTGDPHQAQDLVQETMVRVQLNWRRVARADSPERYVRRMLTNQYVDWRRGSWVRRVLLRGEPDATVPVTTDHAQSAVDRDQIWSWLSRLPRRQRAALVLRYYEDLPDAEIADILGCAVGTVRSSISRALATLRAEYVEA; from the coding sequence GTGACGTACGAGGAGTTCGTGGACACGCGGCTGGCCCCGCTGCTGCGGTACGCGGTGATGCTGACCGGCGATCCGCACCAGGCCCAGGATCTCGTTCAGGAAACCATGGTCCGGGTCCAGCTCAACTGGCGTCGGGTCGCCCGGGCGGACTCACCCGAGCGATACGTGCGCCGGATGCTCACCAACCAGTACGTCGACTGGCGGCGCGGCTCCTGGGTCCGCCGGGTGCTGCTGCGCGGAGAGCCCGACGCGACGGTGCCGGTGACCACCGACCACGCCCAGTCCGCCGTGGACCGGGACCAGATCTGGTCCTGGCTGTCCCGGCTGCCGCGTCGGCAGCGGGCCGCCCTGGTGCTGCGCTACTACGAGGACCTGCCCGACGCCGAGATCGCCGACATCCTCGGCTGCGCCGTCGGGACCGTACGTTCGTCCATCTCCCGGGCCCTCGCCACGCTCCGGGCCGAGTACGTGGAGGCGTGA
- a CDS encoding phage holin family protein, whose amino-acid sequence MGFLIRLAITAVALWITTLIVPGVDVHGRSGGNTALTLIVVALIFGVINAVLKPLIKVVGCVFYLLTLGLFALVVNALLFLLTDRIARGLDLPFQVDGFWAAFWGAIVMTVVTWLISVIVPDNLDRR is encoded by the coding sequence GTGGGCTTCCTCATTCGACTGGCGATCACCGCGGTCGCTCTGTGGATAACCACCCTGATCGTGCCCGGTGTCGACGTGCACGGTCGCTCGGGTGGCAACACCGCGCTCACCCTGATCGTGGTGGCGCTGATCTTCGGCGTGATCAACGCCGTGCTGAAGCCGTTGATCAAGGTCGTCGGCTGCGTGTTCTACCTGCTGACCCTGGGCCTGTTCGCGCTCGTGGTCAACGCCCTGCTGTTCCTGCTCACCGACCGGATCGCCCGCGGGCTCGACCTGCCGTTCCAGGTGGACGGTTTCTGGGCCGCGTTCTGGGGAGCCATCGTGATGACAGTGGTCACCTGGCTGATCAGCGTCATCGTGCCGGACAACCTGGACCGCCGGTGA
- a CDS encoding LCP family protein, translating into MIEDDLRAAFTRHEPLTPPTGPLRVAIDRLATRRRQLRRRWQAGGTALAVLGVLGIGVPLFTPERAGPPQADLIGATDRPVATGAVNVLLVGIDNRGSVPPLADSVLLLHIPADRSRPYLVSLPRDLKVPIPGHGTDKLNAAFPFGAGHSPPDLTKGYELTRQTVAKLTGLRIDTGVVLTYATLRTLTNEVGGVPVCLPERVQSVHTRRVFPAACQRLDGAAAADLLRQRYGLPDGSQGRDRNARIFAAGLVRSASDQGVLTNPVRLAKLLGAVGPDLAVSPGQATMLDLMRLVPTLRSVDPVGLSLPVGDPTGPSRFVQADPQLAPEFLTALREDRLGDWVARHPEQVNPAR; encoded by the coding sequence ATGATTGAGGACGACCTGCGTGCCGCCTTCACCCGGCACGAGCCACTGACACCACCGACGGGCCCGCTGCGGGTCGCGATCGACCGGCTGGCGACGCGTCGGCGGCAGCTTCGCCGACGCTGGCAGGCTGGCGGAACGGCCTTGGCCGTGCTCGGCGTACTGGGCATCGGGGTGCCTCTGTTCACCCCGGAGCGCGCCGGGCCGCCGCAGGCCGACCTGATCGGCGCGACGGATCGGCCGGTGGCGACGGGCGCGGTGAACGTTCTGCTGGTCGGCATCGACAACCGGGGGTCCGTCCCGCCGTTGGCCGACTCGGTGCTGCTGCTGCACATCCCGGCCGACCGCAGCCGCCCGTACCTGGTCTCACTGCCCCGCGACCTGAAGGTGCCGATCCCCGGCCACGGCACCGACAAGCTGAACGCGGCGTTTCCGTTCGGCGCGGGCCACTCTCCACCGGATCTGACCAAGGGTTACGAGCTGACCCGGCAGACGGTGGCGAAGCTGACCGGCCTCCGCATCGACACGGGTGTGGTGTTGACGTACGCGACTCTGCGCACGCTGACCAACGAGGTTGGCGGTGTGCCGGTCTGCCTGCCCGAGCGGGTGCAGTCGGTCCACACCCGGCGGGTCTTCCCGGCCGCGTGCCAACGCCTCGACGGTGCCGCCGCGGCCGACCTGCTCCGCCAGCGGTACGGGCTGCCCGACGGCAGCCAGGGCCGGGACCGCAACGCCCGGATCTTCGCGGCCGGGCTGGTCCGTTCGGCCTCCGACCAGGGTGTGCTCACGAATCCGGTACGACTCGCCAAGCTGCTGGGGGCCGTCGGTCCGGACCTCGCCGTGTCACCGGGGCAGGCCACCATGCTGGACCTGATGCGGCTCGTCCCGACACTGCGATCGGTGGACCCGGTCGGGCTCAGTCTGCCAGTCGGCGACCCCACCGGGCCCAGTCGCTTCGTGCAGGCCGACCCGCAGCTCGCCCCGGAGTTCCTGACCGCACTGCGCGAGGATCGGCTCGGCGACTGGGTGGCCCGTCACCCCGAACAGGTCAACCCCGCCCGGTGA
- a CDS encoding LOG family protein, producing MPTPPPADVIEPHLHAGEIQTRDEFDRQLAAGRLSGLTVQGLRLDLAPVPDLTGVDVAGTLFVGCRFASRDVGADLVRRGANVVPPFSGLPYPTQPTHLYTPEELAEGFAEGGFTGMYDTRVYDHYRAHGGALPDVKEALGQRLHDHGVDNALADATRAWLVGHGPQSVVGIMGGHAVRRGSPAYRMAAVLGWELARADRLVVTGGGPGVMEAANLGAYLADRPATDVTAAIDLLATAPDFTDHHLYTATALTVRQRYASVPRQRGDDLGWARAGGLAIPTWLYGHEPANLFAGRIAKYFSNAIREDTILRLARGGIVFAPGRAGTVQEVFQAATKTYYGTDGASGAYIFLDRAYWTVELPVEALLRPLLAASPFGDLSATIHLTDDVREAVHLLTA from the coding sequence GTGCCGACCCCACCTCCTGCGGACGTCATCGAGCCGCACCTGCACGCGGGCGAGATCCAGACCCGGGACGAGTTCGACCGCCAACTGGCCGCCGGCCGACTGAGCGGGCTGACCGTGCAGGGCCTGCGTCTCGACCTCGCACCGGTGCCCGACCTGACCGGCGTCGACGTCGCCGGCACCCTCTTCGTGGGCTGCCGCTTCGCGTCCCGGGATGTCGGCGCCGACCTGGTCCGACGCGGCGCCAACGTGGTGCCGCCGTTCTCGGGGCTGCCGTACCCGACCCAGCCGACACACCTCTACACCCCGGAGGAACTGGCCGAGGGGTTCGCCGAGGGTGGGTTCACCGGGATGTACGACACCCGGGTGTACGACCACTACCGGGCGCACGGCGGCGCGCTGCCGGACGTCAAGGAGGCGCTGGGTCAGCGGCTGCACGACCACGGCGTGGACAACGCGTTGGCCGACGCCACCCGCGCCTGGCTGGTCGGGCACGGGCCGCAGTCGGTGGTGGGCATCATGGGTGGGCACGCGGTGCGGCGCGGCAGTCCCGCGTACCGGATGGCGGCAGTGCTGGGTTGGGAGCTGGCGCGGGCCGACCGCCTGGTGGTGACCGGCGGCGGTCCCGGGGTGATGGAGGCGGCGAACCTCGGCGCCTACCTGGCGGACCGGCCGGCGACCGACGTGACGGCGGCGATCGACCTGCTGGCCACCGCACCGGACTTCACCGACCACCACCTGTACACGGCCACCGCGTTGACGGTCCGGCAGCGGTACGCGAGCGTTCCCCGTCAGCGTGGCGACGACCTGGGCTGGGCGCGAGCCGGTGGGCTGGCCATCCCGACCTGGCTGTACGGGCACGAGCCGGCGAACCTGTTCGCCGGGCGGATCGCCAAGTACTTCTCCAACGCGATCCGGGAGGACACCATCCTGCGACTCGCCCGGGGCGGCATCGTCTTCGCGCCGGGGCGGGCGGGCACGGTGCAGGAGGTGTTCCAGGCGGCCACCAAGACCTATTACGGCACCGACGGGGCCAGCGGCGCGTACATCTTCCTGGACCGCGCGTACTGGACCGTGGAGTTGCCGGTGGAGGCGCTGTTGCGTCCGCTGCTGGCCGCGTCCCCGTTTGGTGACCTGTCGGCGACGATCCACCTCACCGACGACGTACGCGAGGCCGTCCACCTGCTCACCGCCTGA
- the pyrE gene encoding orotate phosphoribosyltransferase, producing the protein MGDHDDLRKFITDLAVVHGRVVLSSGREADWYVDLRRVTLHHQAAPLVGRVLLDLTADWEYDAVGGLTLGADPVALSMLHAAAPTGRALDAFVVRKAGKAHGLQRRIEGPEVAGRRVLAVEDTSTTGGSVLTAVEALREAGAEVVGVAVIVDRGAGDAVRAAGLPYRAAYTLADLGLVA; encoded by the coding sequence ATGGGGGACCACGACGACCTGCGCAAATTCATTACCGACCTGGCTGTGGTCCACGGACGGGTCGTGCTCTCCTCGGGGCGCGAGGCAGACTGGTACGTGGATCTGCGGCGCGTCACGCTCCATCACCAGGCCGCTCCTCTGGTCGGCCGGGTGTTGCTCGACCTCACCGCCGACTGGGAGTACGACGCCGTTGGCGGCCTCACTCTGGGCGCGGATCCTGTCGCGCTCTCGATGCTGCATGCCGCCGCTCCGACCGGTCGGGCCCTGGACGCCTTTGTGGTGCGCAAGGCGGGCAAGGCCCACGGTCTGCAACGGCGGATCGAAGGACCGGAGGTGGCCGGCCGTCGGGTGTTGGCGGTGGAGGATACGTCCACGACAGGCGGAAGTGTGTTGACCGCTGTCGAGGCACTTCGTGAGGCCGGGGCGGAAGTTGTAGGCGTGGCGGTTATTGTTGATCGAGGCGCCGGCGACGCGGTGCGAGCCGCCGGATTGCCATACCGGGCGGCCTATACGTTGGCTGACCTCGGCCTTGTGGCGTAA